One Bosea sp. 685 DNA segment encodes these proteins:
- the ribA gene encoding GTP cyclohydrolase II RibA — protein sequence MPKSRTLFGRPHETSLVAVDRAISEFRAGRPVLLRAGERLALALSAELADAVLVQRLDELAKGHAHLVLSAARLRRLGAKGRSETGVLAMPRIDLERIETLALKTDGKVDAPVAPASEVDNVALELARLALVLPAVILVPVSPEAVSGEPLIEVSTEAVNAYRAAQAASLTIVGRAPVPLEGAPETEFVVFRGGEGLRDQVAIIVGKPDLSEAVPVRLHSACLTGDLFGSLKCDCGDQLRETVQWMAQNDGGILLYLDQEGRGNGISNKMRAYKLQSQGWDTYDADEVLGFDLDQRHYDFAATMLKQLGVTRVTALTNNPLKVGAIKAAGLEVAATQRVLGRPNIHNVRYLASKRDRAGHIIDMDALMARAAPKD from the coding sequence ATGCCCAAGTCGCGTACGCTCTTCGGACGCCCCCATGAGACGAGCCTGGTGGCCGTCGATCGCGCGATCTCGGAATTCCGCGCCGGCCGCCCCGTGCTGCTGCGCGCCGGCGAGCGTCTGGCCTTGGCCCTCTCCGCCGAACTTGCCGACGCCGTGCTGGTCCAGCGCCTCGACGAGCTTGCGAAGGGCCATGCCCATCTCGTCCTGAGCGCTGCGCGGCTACGCCGCCTGGGCGCGAAGGGCCGCAGTGAAACCGGCGTGCTCGCGATGCCCCGGATCGATCTGGAGCGCATAGAGACGCTCGCCCTCAAGACCGACGGCAAGGTCGATGCGCCGGTCGCTCCCGCCTCCGAGGTCGACAATGTCGCGCTCGAACTCGCTCGCCTGGCGCTCGTGCTGCCGGCGGTCATCCTCGTGCCGGTCAGCCCGGAGGCCGTCTCCGGCGAACCGTTGATCGAGGTTTCGACCGAGGCCGTGAACGCCTATCGCGCGGCGCAGGCAGCCTCGCTGACCATCGTCGGCCGTGCGCCCGTGCCGCTGGAGGGCGCGCCCGAAACCGAATTCGTCGTGTTCCGCGGCGGCGAAGGCCTGCGCGACCAGGTCGCGATCATCGTCGGCAAGCCCGATTTGTCCGAGGCGGTCCCTGTGCGGCTGCATTCGGCCTGCCTCACCGGCGACCTGTTCGGCTCGCTGAAATGCGATTGCGGCGACCAGCTCCGCGAAACCGTCCAGTGGATGGCGCAGAACGATGGTGGCATCCTGCTCTATCTCGACCAGGAGGGCCGTGGGAACGGTATCTCCAACAAGATGCGCGCCTACAAGCTGCAGAGCCAGGGCTGGGACACCTATGACGCCGACGAGGTGCTCGGCTTCGACCTCGACCAGCGCCATTACGATTTCGCCGCGACGATGCTGAAGCAACTCGGCGTGACCCGGGTCACTGCCCTGACCAACAACCCGCTCAAGGTCGGCGCCATCAAGGCGGCGGGGCTCGAGGTCGCAGCGACCCAGCGCGTGCTCGGCCGCCCCAATATCCACAATGTCCGCTATCTCGCCTCCAAGCGCGATCGTGCCGGCCACATCATCGACATGGACGCGCTGATGGCGCGGGCCGCGCCGAAGGATTGA
- a CDS encoding cytochrome b, whose protein sequence is MTQDHDPFATMAAPPPPYSAAARHFHWATAAAVFVMLPLGFAMTYRGNTLDIWDGLTDALFSTHKLLGFLLIWLVAGRLAYRLLRGAPPDEPSLLWWQRAASHLVHWLLYGMLLIVPLLGWIGVSLYPSLTLFGLFDLPALAKPDQALAERVLGLHGWLAILVALLVGAHIGAALFHYLILKDGVLRRMLPRLKT, encoded by the coding sequence ATGACGCAAGATCACGACCCGTTCGCGACCATGGCTGCGCCACCGCCACCATATAGTGCAGCCGCGCGCCATTTCCATTGGGCTACGGCTGCGGCCGTGTTCGTTATGCTGCCGCTCGGTTTCGCCATGACCTATCGGGGAAACACGCTGGATATCTGGGACGGGCTGACCGACGCCCTGTTCAGCACGCATAAGCTGCTCGGCTTCCTGCTGATCTGGCTCGTCGCCGGGCGGCTCGCCTACCGGCTGCTGCGCGGCGCCCCGCCGGACGAACCCAGCCTGCTCTGGTGGCAGAGGGCGGCTTCGCATCTGGTGCACTGGCTGCTCTATGGGATGCTGTTGATCGTACCGCTGCTCGGCTGGATCGGCGTCTCGCTCTATCCGTCGCTGACGCTCTTCGGCCTGTTCGACCTGCCGGCGCTAGCCAAGCCCGATCAAGCGCTGGCCGAACGCGTGCTCGGGCTGCACGGTTGGCTCGCCATTCTGGTCGCGCTGCTGGTCGGCGCGCATATCGGGGCGGCGCTGTTCCACTACTTGATCCTGAAAGACGGCGTGCTCAGGCGGATGCTGCCGAGGCTGAAGACGTAA
- a CDS encoding class I SAM-dependent methyltransferase, with protein MGGFSPEWLALREPADRAARNPELLAAVGAYFTPKTSISIVDLGCGAGSNLRGAFSALPARQHWTLVDFDQNLLDAARKTLDLWADEAREQGEELVLAKDGKSITVDFRQADLMKDLEWVLGWQPDLVTAAALFDLTSKRWIERFVAALASQRLPLYTVLTYDGREKWQPPHEADARMLAAFAHHQHSDKGFGPAAGPDATEIMAEAFRKSGFAVSTGDSAWTIDAGQRELAKALTQGIADAVLETGHLDAATVADWLAVRAASVSGLVGHNDLWARPV; from the coding sequence ATGGGTGGTTTCTCCCCCGAATGGCTGGCGCTGCGCGAGCCGGCCGACCGTGCGGCGCGCAATCCGGAGCTGCTCGCGGCCGTCGGTGCGTATTTTACACCCAAGACCTCGATTTCGATCGTCGATCTCGGCTGCGGCGCCGGCTCCAACCTGCGCGGCGCCTTCTCCGCCTTGCCTGCGCGCCAGCACTGGACATTGGTGGATTTCGACCAGAACCTGCTCGACGCCGCGCGCAAAACGCTCGACCTCTGGGCCGACGAGGCGCGCGAACAAGGCGAGGAACTCGTCCTCGCCAAGGACGGCAAGTCGATCACGGTCGATTTCCGCCAGGCCGACCTGATGAAGGACCTCGAATGGGTTCTCGGCTGGCAGCCCGATCTCGTCACCGCCGCCGCCCTGTTCGACTTGACCTCGAAACGCTGGATCGAGCGCTTCGTCGCGGCGCTCGCGAGCCAGCGCCTGCCGCTCTACACCGTGCTGACCTATGACGGACGCGAGAAATGGCAGCCGCCCCATGAGGCTGACGCGAGGATGCTCGCCGCCTTCGCGCATCACCAGCACTCCGACAAGGGTTTTGGCCCGGCGGCCGGCCCCGACGCCACGGAGATCATGGCGGAAGCCTTCCGCAAATCGGGCTTCGCGGTCTCCACCGGCGACAGCGCCTGGACCATCGATGCGGGGCAGCGCGAGCTTGCCAAGGCCCTGACACAAGGCATTGCCGATGCCGTTCTGGAGACCGGCCATCTTGACGCCGCGACCGTCGCGGACTGGCTGGCGGTGCGGGCGGCCTCGGTTTCTGGCCTCGTCGGCCACAACGACCTCTGGGCCAGGCCGGTCTGA
- a CDS encoding glycosyltransferase family 4 protein, with protein sequence MSGIVFAVPGDIDLPTGGYGYDRRLLREWREMGIAAHHLALPSSFPNPTPGDLAETGRLILSQPFDAALLIDGLAYGAFPESIAAGLAGRVVALVHHPLGLETGLASERAKALLAGEAAALRHASAVIATSPTTKRILVADFGVAENRITVALPGVDRAPRASGSANGSPLALLAVGSLVPRKGYDVLVSALASLKDRNWRLTIIGASDRAPDTARALQAQIKAAGLDDRILLAGAVGEDALAEAYDKADLFVMPSLFEGYGMVLAEALARALPILCTTGGAAAETAPDAAALKVPPGDIASFTEVLGKLIDDRALREGMANAAWAAADDLPRWRDTATIVAQTCRKVM encoded by the coding sequence GTGAGCGGCATCGTCTTCGCCGTCCCCGGCGACATCGACCTGCCGACCGGCGGCTATGGCTATGATCGCCGGCTGCTGCGGGAATGGCGCGAGATGGGCATCGCGGCGCACCACCTCGCTCTCCCCTCCTCTTTCCCGAACCCGACGCCTGGCGACCTCGCCGAGACCGGGCGGTTGATCCTGTCGCAGCCCTTCGATGCCGCCCTACTGATCGACGGCCTGGCCTATGGCGCCTTCCCCGAAAGCATCGCCGCGGGCCTCGCCGGCCGCGTCGTGGCGCTCGTCCATCATCCGCTCGGGCTGGAGACCGGATTGGCGTCGGAACGCGCCAAAGCACTGCTGGCAGGCGAAGCGGCCGCCTTGCGTCACGCCAGCGCCGTCATAGCAACCAGCCCGACAACGAAGCGCATCCTGGTCGCGGATTTCGGCGTCGCTGAGAACAGGATCACTGTCGCGCTGCCCGGCGTCGATCGCGCGCCCCGCGCGAGCGGCAGCGCCAACGGCAGTCCGCTTGCCCTGCTCGCCGTCGGCTCGCTTGTCCCGCGCAAGGGGTACGACGTGCTCGTCTCCGCCCTCGCCAGCCTCAAGGACCGGAACTGGCGGCTGACGATCATCGGCGCGTCGGACCGCGCACCCGATACGGCCCGCGCACTCCAAGCCCAGATCAAGGCGGCCGGGCTCGATGATCGCATCTTGCTCGCCGGAGCCGTGGGCGAGGATGCCCTGGCCGAGGCCTATGATAAAGCTGACCTTTTCGTCATGCCGTCCCTGTTCGAGGGCTACGGCATGGTGCTGGCCGAGGCGCTGGCGCGCGCTCTGCCGATCCTGTGCACGACAGGCGGCGCGGCCGCCGAGACCGCGCCGGATGCTGCCGCGCTCAAGGTGCCGCCCGGCGATATCGCTTCCTTCACCGAGGTGCTAGGCAAGCTCATCGACGATCGCGCGCTTCGCGAAGGCATGGCGAATGCGGCCTGGGCCGCGGCCGATGATTTGCCGCGCTGGCGCGACACCGCGACGATCGTCGCGCAAACCTGCCGGAAGGTGATGTGA
- a CDS encoding 6-carboxytetrahydropterin synthase — MFSVEVRDRIMIGHSLPDPFFGPARNMHGATFVVDVAFFRERLTQHNVVVDIGAALEVLNSTLKPLNYQNLDALPQFAGVLTTTEFLCKHIFDAMAQAAASGALGEDGAGLSRIKVTLHETDLARASYEGALA; from the coding sequence ATGTTTTCCGTCGAAGTCCGCGACCGCATCATGATCGGCCATTCGCTGCCCGATCCGTTCTTCGGCCCAGCCCGGAACATGCACGGCGCGACCTTCGTCGTGGATGTCGCCTTCTTCCGGGAGAGACTGACGCAGCACAATGTCGTCGTCGATATCGGAGCCGCGCTCGAGGTGCTGAACAGCACGCTGAAGCCGCTGAACTACCAGAATCTCGACGCTCTGCCGCAATTCGCGGGCGTGCTGACCACGACGGAATTCCTCTGCAAGCATATCTTCGACGCGATGGCGCAGGCCGCCGCATCCGGCGCGCTCGGCGAGGACGGAGCCGGCCTTTCCCGCATCAAGGTGACGCTGCACGAGACCGATCTGGCGCGGGCGAGCTATGAGGGTGCGCTCGCGTGA
- a CDS encoding VOC family protein: MTESDPLRSSPRPRLVPELLVTDTPTSLRFWRDILGFRILYDRPEQGFAAIERDGVEFMLEQRGTGPVERLNIWDTGPLERPFGRGINFEIGVDDIGVLLDALRAAHWPIFFGPEERWYKAEQQEIGVRQFLVQDPDGYLLRLSQSLGRRPLAIS; the protein is encoded by the coding sequence ATGACCGAAAGCGATCCCCTGCGATCAAGCCCGCGCCCAAGGCTCGTGCCCGAACTTCTCGTTACCGACACGCCGACAAGCCTGCGCTTCTGGCGCGACATCCTCGGCTTTCGCATCCTCTATGACCGACCCGAGCAGGGTTTTGCCGCGATCGAGCGCGACGGCGTCGAGTTCATGCTGGAGCAACGGGGCACTGGGCCGGTCGAGCGCCTCAACATCTGGGACACCGGCCCTCTGGAGCGCCCCTTCGGCCGCGGCATCAATTTCGAGATCGGCGTCGACGATATAGGCGTGCTACTGGATGCGCTGAGGGCAGCGCACTGGCCGATCTTCTTCGGGCCGGAAGAGCGGTGGTACAAAGCCGAGCAGCAGGAAATCGGCGTGCGCCAGTTTCTCGTTCAGGATCCCGACGGCTACCTCTTGCGCCTGTCGCAATCGCTTGGCCGGCGCCCGCTCGCCATAAGTTGA
- a CDS encoding zinc-binding alcohol dehydrogenase: MAKELKPATVASASAKATALWYISPRECALNADVLPEAGPQDCRIRTLWSGISRGTERLVLEGRVPACEYERMRAPFQDGEFPFPVKYGYCAVGLVDAGPPGMLGKTIFCLHPHQDHFTAPCDRLTIVPENVPARRAVLTANMETALNAHWDAGSGPGDRIVVVGGGVLGLLVAWLAAQLPGAEVTLVDIDAGRAALAATLGFGFALPADAPGDADLVFHASGSGAGLATAINAAGFEARIVELSWYGEGAVPVSLGGAFHSRRLQLISSQVGQIAPSRRPRWSYARRSQAAMALLSDDRLDALITEEIPFSEAPVRLPALFAPGAAGLTAVICYGSHP; this comes from the coding sequence ATGGCGAAGGAGCTAAAGCCGGCAACCGTAGCGAGCGCAAGCGCGAAGGCGACCGCTCTCTGGTATATCTCGCCGCGTGAATGCGCCCTGAACGCCGATGTTTTGCCCGAGGCCGGCCCGCAAGATTGTCGCATCCGCACGCTCTGGAGCGGCATCAGTCGCGGCACGGAGCGTCTTGTCCTCGAGGGCCGCGTGCCGGCCTGCGAATATGAACGCATGCGTGCCCCCTTCCAGGATGGGGAATTCCCCTTTCCGGTGAAGTACGGCTACTGCGCGGTGGGCCTGGTGGATGCAGGCCCGCCCGGCATGCTCGGCAAGACGATCTTCTGCCTGCATCCGCATCAGGACCATTTCACCGCGCCCTGCGACCGATTGACGATCGTGCCCGAAAATGTGCCGGCGCGCCGGGCCGTACTCACCGCCAATATGGAAACCGCGCTCAACGCGCATTGGGATGCAGGCTCCGGCCCAGGCGACAGGATCGTCGTGGTCGGCGGTGGCGTGCTCGGCCTGCTGGTCGCGTGGCTCGCGGCCCAGTTGCCGGGCGCGGAGGTGACGCTGGTCGATATCGATGCCGGCCGCGCCGCGCTTGCCGCCACGCTCGGCTTCGGCTTTGCTCTGCCAGCGGATGCGCCCGGCGACGCCGATCTCGTCTTTCATGCCAGCGGCTCGGGCGCGGGGCTCGCGACGGCAATCAATGCCGCCGGCTTCGAAGCCCGTATCGTCGAATTGAGCTGGTATGGCGAGGGCGCCGTCCCCGTTTCGCTGGGCGGCGCATTCCATTCCAGGCGCCTGCAATTGATCTCGTCGCAGGTCGGGCAGATCGCGCCTTCGCGCCGTCCGCGCTGGAGTTATGCGCGCCGCAGCCAGGCGGCAATGGCGCTTCTCAGCGACGACCGCCTCGATGCGCTGATCACCGAGGAAATCCCTTTCTCCGAAGCCCCCGTGCGTTTGCCGGCGCTGTTTGCGCCGGGCGCGGCTGGCCTTACCGCCGTGATTTGCTATGGATCGCACCCATGA
- the mdoH gene encoding glucans biosynthesis glucosyltransferase MdoH, with protein MNQRSAPTTFQSAAQEVESLRGLTPAGVQATATLSARRWLVLALNIVTLGVLLLGLGRVLGTGGWTVTDVVILIAFLFGAPWTVLGFWNAVIGLWLLHGADDGLDQVAPFAADGEVATPIAIRTAILMTLRNEDPERAFRRLRVVKDSVEATGEGAWFDYFVLSDTSDVAVAAAEDRLAAQWAGEIGGTSRLTYRRRTDNAGFKAGNVRDFCERWGDRYEVMLPLDADSVMSGDAIVKLARMMQAHPKLGILQSLVVGMPSRSAFARIFQFGMRQGMRPYTMGSAWWIGDCGPFWGHNAMVRIAPFRDECHLPVLPGEGPLSGAVMSHDQVEATLMRRAGYEVRVLPQEMGSWEENPPTMLEFAKRDLRWCLGNLQYLKLLDLPGLQPMSRFQLVWAILMFLGLPAWTLMIALLPVKVIEDAGIADYPSGLAAVLYVLFLAMYLSPKLAGFIDILLTGGGTRRYGGTGRFIASALIEIVFAFLQGAVSTFRTTLFMVGLAFGRAKIGWNGQSRDAHALSFTTAFAGLWPHLLFGLYIFGALMLLSPTVLLWSLPLTAGYVLAIPFAMLTALPALGRWFAQSGLCGIPEDFDPPVELLAVANLPAIANEASR; from the coding sequence ATGAACCAGCGCTCCGCTCCGACCACGTTCCAGTCGGCGGCGCAAGAGGTCGAGAGCCTGCGGGGCCTGACGCCGGCGGGCGTGCAGGCGACAGCGACGCTGAGTGCACGGCGCTGGCTCGTGCTGGCGCTGAACATCGTCACGCTCGGCGTGCTGCTGCTGGGGCTCGGGCGTGTGCTCGGGACTGGGGGCTGGACGGTGACGGATGTGGTCATCCTCATTGCCTTCCTGTTCGGTGCGCCCTGGACGGTGCTCGGTTTCTGGAATGCGGTTATCGGCCTCTGGCTGCTGCATGGCGCCGATGACGGGCTTGATCAGGTCGCGCCCTTCGCAGCCGATGGCGAGGTCGCGACGCCGATCGCGATCCGCACTGCCATCCTGATGACCTTGCGCAACGAGGATCCCGAACGCGCCTTCCGCAGGCTGCGCGTGGTCAAGGACAGCGTCGAGGCGACAGGCGAGGGCGCCTGGTTCGACTATTTCGTGCTGTCGGATACCAGTGATGTCGCTGTCGCGGCGGCGGAAGACCGGCTCGCGGCACAATGGGCGGGCGAGATCGGCGGCACCTCGCGCCTCACCTATCGCCGCCGCACCGACAATGCCGGCTTCAAGGCCGGCAATGTCAGGGATTTCTGCGAGCGCTGGGGCGATCGCTACGAGGTCATGCTGCCGCTCGACGCCGACAGCGTCATGTCGGGCGATGCGATCGTGAAGCTCGCGCGGATGATGCAGGCGCATCCCAAGCTCGGCATCCTGCAAAGCCTGGTCGTGGGTATGCCGAGCCGGTCGGCCTTCGCCCGCATCTTCCAGTTCGGCATGCGCCAGGGCATGCGGCCCTACACCATGGGCTCGGCCTGGTGGATCGGTGATTGCGGCCCGTTCTGGGGCCATAATGCCATGGTGCGGATCGCGCCTTTCCGCGATGAATGCCATCTCCCGGTCCTGCCCGGCGAAGGGCCGCTCAGCGGGGCGGTGATGAGCCATGATCAGGTCGAGGCGACGCTGATGCGTCGCGCCGGCTACGAGGTCCGCGTCTTGCCGCAGGAGATGGGGAGCTGGGAGGAAAACCCGCCGACCATGCTCGAATTCGCCAAGCGCGACCTGCGCTGGTGCCTCGGCAATCTGCAATATCTCAAATTGCTCGACCTGCCCGGCTTGCAGCCGATGAGCCGCTTCCAGCTGGTCTGGGCGATCCTGATGTTCCTGGGGTTACCGGCCTGGACACTGATGATCGCGCTCCTGCCGGTGAAGGTGATCGAGGATGCCGGCATCGCCGACTATCCCTCGGGCCTCGCGGCTGTCCTCTATGTGCTGTTCCTGGCGATGTATCTGTCGCCGAAGCTCGCAGGCTTCATCGACATCCTGCTGACCGGGGGCGGCACCCGGCGCTATGGCGGCACGGGGCGCTTCATCGCCTCGGCGCTGATCGAGATCGTCTTCGCCTTTCTGCAAGGCGCGGTCTCGACCTTTCGGACGACGCTGTTCATGGTCGGCCTCGCCTTCGGGCGCGCCAAAATCGGCTGGAACGGCCAGTCGCGCGATGCGCATGCCTTGTCCTTCACTACCGCCTTCGCCGGCTTGTGGCCGCATCTGCTGTTTGGCCTCTACATCTTCGGCGCGCTGATGTTGCTCTCGCCGACCGTGCTGCTCTGGTCGCTGCCGCTGACCGCGGGCTATGTGCTCGCGATCCCCTTCGCCATGCTGACGGCCTTGCCCGCACTGGGGAGATGGTTCGCGCAGAGCGGGCTTTGCGGGATCCCCGAAGATTTCGACCCGCCGGTTGAGCTCTTAGCGGTCGCGAATCTCCCGGCGATCGCGAATGAGGCGTCGCGATGA
- a CDS encoding FkbM family methyltransferase — protein sequence MSPAAYPKGMAKAVSRSLRVYHGDPARSAAMDALYARFLNPGDLAFDIGAHVGDRVSSFRRLGARVVALEPQPGPARAIRLIHGRDPLVTLIEAACGDNEGAVTLQINSANPTVSTASPAFVGAAQGAGGWEGQVWDHEIVVPCTTLDKLIWRHGLPALIKIDVEGFEAHVLAGLTKAVPVISFEFTTIQRDVAEACLALLDTLGPYRFNVALGESQSLELAEPASAEAIGGFLRDLPHSANSGDVYAMLTS from the coding sequence ATGAGCCCAGCTGCCTATCCCAAGGGCATGGCCAAGGCGGTTTCGCGCTCCTTGCGGGTCTATCACGGCGACCCTGCGCGCAGTGCCGCGATGGATGCGCTTTATGCGCGCTTCCTCAACCCGGGCGATCTCGCCTTCGATATCGGCGCGCATGTCGGGGACCGGGTCTCCTCGTTTCGCCGGCTGGGCGCGCGCGTCGTGGCGCTGGAGCCGCAGCCGGGGCCGGCGCGGGCGATCCGCCTGATCCATGGCCGCGACCCGCTCGTGACGCTGATCGAAGCCGCCTGCGGCGACAATGAAGGGGCGGTGACGCTGCAGATCAACAGCGCCAACCCAACGGTCTCGACAGCCTCGCCGGCTTTCGTCGGCGCAGCGCAAGGAGCTGGTGGCTGGGAGGGGCAGGTCTGGGACCATGAGATCGTGGTTCCCTGCACGACGCTCGACAAGCTGATCTGGCGCCATGGTCTGCCGGCGCTGATCAAGATCGATGTCGAGGGCTTCGAGGCGCATGTGCTGGCGGGGCTGACCAAGGCCGTGCCGGTGATCTCCTTCGAGTTCACGACGATCCAGCGCGACGTCGCGGAGGCTTGCCTCGCGCTGCTGGATACGCTTGGACCTTATCGCTTCAATGTCGCGCTCGGCGAAAGCCAGAGCCTCGAACTCGCCGAGCCGGCGAGCGCGGAGGCGATCGGCGGCTTCCTGCGCGACCTGCCTCACTCCGCCAATTCCGGCGATGTCTACGCCATGCTGACGAGTTGA
- a CDS encoding sulfite exporter TauE/SafE family protein has translation MDTTILSLALGAAVAGFVQGLSGFAFGLVAMSFWAWTLEPRLAAVMAVFGGLTGQIISAFSLRRGFDLARLWPFLLGGFAGIPLGVALLPLLDATLFKAALGCLLAIWCPIMLFAPRLPAIRVGGRLADGVVGLTGGIMGGFGGFTGVVPTLWCSLCRMDKDVQRSIIQNFNLATLAVTMLSYVVAGNVTPEMLPSFAIVAPAMLIPSLIGGRLYIGISEAAFRRIVLALLTLSGVTLLAASLPRLLGSG, from the coding sequence ATGGACACGACCATCCTGAGCCTCGCGCTCGGCGCGGCGGTTGCCGGTTTCGTGCAGGGGCTCTCGGGCTTCGCCTTCGGGCTCGTCGCCATGTCCTTCTGGGCCTGGACGCTCGAGCCGAGGCTGGCGGCCGTGATGGCGGTGTTCGGCGGGCTGACGGGGCAGATCATCTCCGCTTTCTCCCTGCGCCGCGGCTTTGATCTGGCGCGGCTCTGGCCCTTCCTGCTCGGCGGGTTCGCCGGCATTCCGCTCGGCGTCGCGTTACTGCCGCTGCTCGATGCGACGCTGTTCAAAGCCGCGCTGGGCTGCCTGCTGGCGATCTGGTGCCCGATCATGCTGTTCGCGCCGCGTCTCCCGGCGATCCGTGTCGGTGGGCGTCTGGCCGATGGCGTCGTCGGCCTCACCGGCGGCATCATGGGTGGCTTCGGCGGCTTTACAGGTGTGGTCCCGACGCTGTGGTGCAGCTTGTGCCGCATGGACAAGGATGTGCAGCGCTCGATCATCCAGAACTTCAATCTGGCGACGCTCGCCGTCACCATGCTGAGCTATGTCGTGGCCGGGAACGTCACGCCCGAGATGCTGCCTTCCTTCGCCATCGTCGCGCCGGCCATGCTGATCCCCTCGCTGATCGGCGGCCGTCTCTATATCGGCATCAGCGAGGCCGCCTTTCGCCGGATCGTGCTTGCCTTGCTGACATTGTCGGGGGTTACGCTGCTCGCCGCGTCGTTGCCGCGGCTGCTGGGCAGCGGATGA